The following are encoded in a window of Nibricoccus aquaticus genomic DNA:
- a CDS encoding tetratricopeptide repeat protein has product MEENHQNFPLSSEPAALQPVRAPLSLGRKLLFSAVLTAVIFALLLGALELSLRLAGYGHSTDFVRREKLPDGSVILRENRDCTVPFFSEQLVRRPQPFRLSAHKNPGAIRIVVLGSSAAMGDPEASFSIARLLETRLRAAYPDKTFEVVNAAITAINSHVVRGIADDCARELQPDLFIVYEGHNEVIGPFGPTGVFTGFLRSERAVRLAIWLKSTRTGQLLASLSRSSSSPEKWGGMEMFLQHQIAADDPRLDTVRAHFRENLRAIAASADRAGATTLLCTTLANQRDFAPFLSLHRPGLTAAQLAEWEKYYATANEAALLKHTGRAEAAYRAALEIDDQYAELSFRLARLLLPTGQHADVPALFQRALDLDALRFRADSSLNEVIRSLPASLPQSHVRIVDLTSPLAAPARQGPYIGNTHLYEHVHLTFLGTHSVVEELFPAVVSELQAQELLPTGPINLPFDYGELRRRLAFTAYEQAMIFAELQNRYQRPPFTAQSDHALRLETTAKQLASAQSLLARPDATAALRASYDYAIASAPEDWILHRNTGMMLLARSEPAAALPYLEKAAAWIDDDIDTLLALANAHRALGHPTDADRLFTRARTLEPRHPSLP; this is encoded by the coding sequence ATGGAGGAGAATCACCAAAACTTTCCGCTTTCCTCCGAGCCTGCAGCTCTCCAGCCCGTCCGCGCGCCACTCTCGCTCGGGCGCAAACTTCTCTTCTCCGCCGTTCTCACCGCCGTCATCTTCGCCCTCCTCCTCGGCGCCCTCGAACTCTCCCTCCGCCTCGCCGGCTACGGCCACTCCACCGATTTCGTCCGACGCGAGAAACTCCCCGACGGCTCCGTCATCCTCCGCGAAAATCGCGACTGCACCGTCCCGTTTTTCTCCGAGCAACTCGTCCGCCGCCCGCAACCCTTTCGCCTCTCCGCACACAAAAACCCCGGCGCCATCCGCATCGTTGTCCTCGGCAGCTCCGCCGCCATGGGCGACCCCGAGGCGTCCTTCTCCATCGCCCGCCTCCTCGAAACTCGGCTCCGCGCCGCGTATCCGGATAAAACCTTCGAGGTCGTCAACGCCGCCATCACCGCCATCAACTCCCACGTCGTCCGCGGCATCGCCGACGACTGCGCGCGCGAACTCCAGCCCGACCTCTTCATCGTTTACGAGGGGCACAACGAGGTCATCGGCCCCTTCGGCCCCACCGGCGTCTTCACCGGCTTCCTCCGCTCCGAACGCGCCGTCCGCCTCGCCATCTGGCTGAAATCCACGCGCACAGGGCAACTCCTCGCCTCTCTCTCACGTTCTTCCTCCTCGCCTGAAAAATGGGGCGGCATGGAGATGTTCCTCCAGCACCAGATCGCCGCCGACGATCCTCGTCTCGACACCGTCCGTGCCCACTTCCGCGAAAACCTCCGCGCCATCGCCGCCTCCGCCGACCGCGCCGGCGCCACCACCCTCCTCTGCACAACCCTCGCCAACCAGCGCGACTTCGCGCCCTTTCTGTCCCTCCACCGCCCCGGCCTCACTGCCGCCCAACTCGCCGAGTGGGAAAAATACTACGCTACCGCCAACGAAGCCGCCCTCCTCAAACACACCGGCCGCGCCGAAGCCGCCTACCGCGCCGCCCTCGAAATCGACGACCAGTACGCCGAGCTCTCCTTCCGTCTCGCCCGCCTTCTTCTCCCCACTGGCCAGCACGCCGATGTGCCCGCGCTCTTTCAACGCGCCCTCGACCTCGACGCCCTCCGCTTCCGCGCCGACTCCTCGCTCAACGAAGTCATCCGCTCACTCCCCGCCTCCCTCCCCCAAAGCCACGTCCGCATCGTCGACCTCACCTCGCCGCTCGCCGCCCCCGCCCGCCAGGGCCCTTACATCGGCAACACCCATCTCTACGAACACGTCCACCTCACCTTTCTCGGCACACACTCCGTCGTCGAAGAACTTTTCCCCGCCGTCGTATCCGAACTCCAGGCACAGGAACTCCTCCCGACGGGCCCCATCAACCTGCCGTTCGATTATGGCGAACTCCGCCGCCGCCTCGCCTTCACCGCCTATGAGCAGGCCATGATCTTCGCCGAGCTCCAGAACCGCTACCAACGCCCCCCCTTCACCGCCCAGTCCGACCACGCCCTCCGCCTCGAAACCACCGCGAAACAACTCGCCTCCGCCCAGTCCCTCCTCGCGCGCCCCGACGCCACCGCCGCCCTCCGCGCGTCGTACGACTACGCGATCGCCTCGGCACCCGAAGACTGGATACTCCACCGCAACACCGGCATGATGCTCCTCGCCCGCAGCGAACCCGCCGCCGCCCTCCCCTACCTCGAAAAAGCCGCCGCCTGGATCGACGACGACATCGACACGCTCCTCGCCCTCGCCAACGCGCACCGCGCCCTCGGCCACCCCACCGACGCCGACCGCCTCTTCACCCGCGCCCGCACCTTGGAGCCACGACACCCTTCCCTTCCGTAG
- a CDS encoding carbamoyltransferase family protein: protein MRLLGLSAYYHDSAAVLLEDGVIVAAAQEERFTRIKHDPAFPRAAAAYCLSQSTGPLDAVVYYEKPLLKFERILTTALAVAPRGFRTFAAAMPTWLREKLWLPSVIADELAALGHPNVPVHFAAHHQAHAASAFFPSPFDRAAILTLDGVGEWSTTTLGRGHGSQLDLLHDLRFPHSLGLLYSAFTHHCGFRVNSGEYKLMGLAPYGHPRFAKRIREHFLDLKADGSFRLNLDLFGHLHGQAMTNARFAEKLGIPARPPEAPLEQVHCDLARSIQDVAEEIILRLARTLHAMTGEENLCMAGGVALNCVANARLLREGPFKNIWVQPAAGDAGGALGAALAYHHASFNPSTNPPLNSQPSTLNSSAPPSASVSSVVHSAPTDAMRGAFLGPSYTDTEIASALATSGLLPHAENFSNNTSALHARLATLLASGQVLGFCQGRAEFGPRALGARSILADPRSPDMQRRLNLKIKARESFRPFAPIVLAERASNFFDLPAPSPYMLFTAPVSASQRLPSPASDALDAAWQQRLATPRSTIPAVTHVDYSARVQTVAASENPALHSLLSAFEKLTSCPVLVNTSFNVRGEPPVCHPREAIAGFLATDMDALAFGPYLLEKKNLPDALLRPAQPRHFSPD, encoded by the coding sequence ATGCGCCTCCTCGGCCTCAGCGCCTACTACCACGACTCCGCCGCCGTCCTCCTCGAAGACGGCGTCATCGTGGCCGCCGCCCAGGAAGAACGTTTCACCCGCATCAAACACGACCCCGCCTTCCCCCGCGCCGCCGCCGCGTATTGCCTTTCCCAATCCACCGGCCCGCTCGACGCCGTGGTCTACTACGAAAAACCCCTCCTCAAATTCGAGCGCATCCTCACCACCGCGCTCGCCGTCGCCCCGCGCGGCTTCCGCACCTTCGCCGCCGCCATGCCCACCTGGCTCCGCGAAAAACTCTGGCTCCCCTCCGTCATCGCCGACGAACTCGCCGCCCTCGGCCACCCCAATGTCCCCGTCCACTTCGCCGCCCACCACCAGGCCCACGCCGCCAGCGCCTTCTTCCCCTCGCCCTTCGACCGCGCCGCCATCCTCACCCTCGACGGCGTTGGCGAATGGTCCACCACCACCCTCGGCCGCGGCCACGGCTCGCAACTCGATCTTCTCCACGACCTCCGCTTCCCCCACTCCCTCGGCCTCCTGTATTCAGCGTTCACCCACCACTGCGGCTTCCGCGTCAACTCCGGCGAGTACAAACTCATGGGCCTCGCCCCCTACGGCCACCCCCGCTTCGCGAAACGCATCCGCGAGCACTTCCTCGACCTCAAAGCCGACGGCTCCTTCCGCCTCAACCTCGACCTCTTTGGCCACCTCCACGGCCAGGCCATGACCAACGCCCGCTTCGCCGAAAAACTCGGCATCCCCGCCCGCCCGCCCGAAGCCCCGCTCGAACAAGTCCACTGCGACCTCGCCCGCTCCATTCAAGACGTCGCCGAAGAAATCATCCTCCGCCTCGCCCGCACACTCCACGCGATGACCGGAGAAGAAAACCTCTGCATGGCCGGCGGCGTCGCCCTCAACTGCGTCGCCAACGCCCGCCTCCTCCGCGAAGGCCCCTTCAAAAATATCTGGGTCCAACCCGCCGCCGGCGACGCCGGTGGCGCCCTCGGCGCCGCCCTCGCCTACCACCACGCATCCTTCAACCCCTCCACAAATCCGCCCCTCAACTCTCAACCCTCAACTCTCAACTCCTCCGCTCCTCCTTCCGCATCCGTGTCATCTGTGGTTCACTCCGCCCCCACCGACGCCATGCGCGGCGCCTTCCTCGGCCCGTCCTACACCGACACCGAAATCGCCTCCGCCCTCGCCACCTCCGGCCTCCTCCCCCACGCCGAAAATTTCTCCAACAACACGTCAGCCCTCCACGCCCGTCTCGCCACCCTCCTCGCTTCCGGCCAAGTCCTCGGCTTCTGCCAGGGCCGCGCCGAATTCGGCCCCCGCGCCCTCGGCGCCCGTTCCATCCTCGCCGATCCGCGCTCCCCCGACATGCAACGCCGCCTGAACCTCAAAATCAAAGCCCGCGAATCCTTCCGCCCCTTCGCCCCCATCGTCCTCGCCGAACGCGCCTCCAACTTCTTCGACCTCCCCGCGCCTTCGCCCTACATGCTCTTCACCGCGCCCGTATCCGCTTCTCAACGTCTCCCGTCCCCCGCCTCTGACGCCCTCGACGCCGCCTGGCAGCAACGCCTCGCCACCCCGCGCTCCACTATCCCCGCAGTCACCCACGTCGATTACTCCGCCCGCGTCCAGACCGTCGCCGCCTCCGAAAACCCCGCGCTCCACTCCCTCCTCTCCGCCTTCGAAAAACTCACAAGCTGCCCCGTCCTCGTGAACACTTCCTTCAACGTGCGCGGCGAGCCCCCCGTCTGCCACCCCCGCGAAGCCATCGCCGGCTTCCTCGCCACCGACATGGACGCCCTCGCCTTCGGCCCCTACCTCCTCGAAAAGAAAAACCTCCCCGACGCCCTCCTCCGCCCCGCCCAGCCCCGCCACTTCTCCCCCGACTAA
- a CDS encoding alpha/beta hydrolase has protein sequence MMRYVLLGVSVLLAGSAVLTAVKAPTVGTWMLGILVGEFGHFLVVLPLGLAVWTVARGVGGSAWVFGATLVACAVAGIFLLKPSVQAGRVAAELPGRLERAFGKVEVEREAFSVAGFFASGGAEVKAEARVFAQAGTAEALTLDFYRAQGVAKAPCVIVVHGGGWDSGDRTQLAGWNAWLAGRGFAVAAVSYRLAPAHVWPAQRDDVRTAVAYLKSHAAELGVDAERLVLLGRSAGGQIAEAVAYDEPDAAVRGVIALYAPADMEFAWKFTSERDVLDSKKLIRQLTGGTPETAAENFVSASPYLAAKRGAVPTLLMHGTIDSLVWRRQSERLAEKLTAEGVPNVFVELPWGTHAFDFNRRGPGGQISAFAVEWFLRAVTKR, from the coding sequence ATGATGCGTTATGTGTTGCTTGGAGTTTCGGTTTTATTGGCGGGGTCGGCTGTGTTGACGGCGGTGAAGGCGCCGACGGTGGGGACGTGGATGCTGGGGATTCTCGTGGGGGAGTTCGGGCATTTTTTGGTGGTGCTGCCGTTGGGGCTCGCGGTGTGGACAGTGGCGCGAGGAGTGGGTGGGAGCGCGTGGGTTTTTGGGGCGACGTTGGTGGCGTGTGCGGTGGCGGGGATTTTTTTGCTGAAGCCGTCGGTGCAGGCTGGGCGGGTGGCGGCTGAGCTGCCGGGGCGGCTGGAGAGGGCGTTTGGGAAAGTGGAGGTGGAGAGGGAGGCGTTTTCGGTGGCGGGGTTTTTTGCGTCGGGTGGAGCGGAGGTGAAGGCGGAGGCGCGGGTGTTTGCGCAGGCGGGGACGGCGGAAGCGTTGACGTTGGATTTTTATCGGGCGCAGGGAGTGGCGAAGGCGCCGTGCGTGATTGTGGTGCATGGCGGCGGGTGGGACAGCGGGGACCGGACGCAGCTGGCGGGGTGGAATGCGTGGCTGGCGGGGCGGGGATTCGCGGTGGCTGCGGTGAGCTACCGGCTGGCACCGGCGCATGTGTGGCCGGCGCAGCGGGACGATGTTCGGACGGCGGTGGCGTATTTGAAAAGCCATGCCGCAGAGTTGGGCGTGGATGCGGAGCGGCTGGTTTTGCTCGGACGGTCGGCGGGCGGGCAGATTGCGGAGGCGGTGGCGTACGATGAGCCGGATGCGGCGGTGCGCGGGGTGATCGCGTTGTACGCGCCAGCGGACATGGAGTTCGCGTGGAAGTTTACCAGCGAGCGCGATGTGCTGGATTCGAAGAAGCTGATCCGCCAGCTGACGGGCGGGACGCCGGAGACGGCGGCGGAGAATTTCGTGAGCGCGTCGCCTTATCTCGCGGCGAAGCGCGGGGCGGTGCCGACGTTGCTGATGCACGGGACGATCGACTCGCTGGTGTGGCGGCGGCAGAGCGAGCGGCTGGCGGAGAAGTTAACGGCGGAGGGTGTGCCGAACGTTTTTGTGGAGCTGCCGTGGGGGACGCACGCGTTCGATTTTAATCGGCGAGGGCCGGGCGGGCAGATCAGCGCGTTTGCGGTGGAGTGGTTTTTGCGGGCAGTGACCAAGCGGTGA
- a CDS encoding DUF5989 family protein — protein sequence MRALKNLLALLRELVAFAREHKAWWIVPVVCLLLLVGVLIVGVSTISPFIYSLF from the coding sequence ATGAGAGCGCTCAAAAACCTCCTCGCCCTCCTCCGCGAACTCGTCGCCTTCGCCCGCGAGCACAAGGCCTGGTGGATCGTCCCCGTCGTCTGCCTCCTGCTCCTCGTCGGCGTCCTCATCGTCGGCGTCTCCACTATCTCTCCCTTCATCTACTCTCTCTTCTGA
- a CDS encoding TonB-dependent receptor, protein MTARLRLALSLLLVVCAYFTAHAQTKDETDDLTLLDPLTIGAETDDGFDATGMGGPEAEMNEPPFSNDLLVGPQTEEDFAPELNAELSAIVTGASPVDLATGVNRVNLRGFPTPRLRNGFSQIGIPEILSVERVELIQGPLTPVAGRAAPGGIQNFVTARPRARNATRLSFSADTQDSQQARVENSLTLKPKKIWHRLSAGWQHRGGPQDFARIDTKFASSALTFRHSRSASTMVTLDYSELSGNPAPGLPEYRATASSKITGPYRPLADFHTYGPNAGLDKKIASAALQFEGQLGRRVSLRAVLQGWLRELTEDRFTTSQYLLDLGRFGGTREPQRIEQPLKAITAGVEATARLLTFKIDHKVTLLLESNHLWYDREQRALPTAARNALPQDVREFDPDSPNYFRPEYSPELYSRLLTDRHEATSYNSISLSERAAFWEGKLVATAGLRADFVLIEIDDERPAAPRPHVTDRVRELTYHAGGNYQLIPGRLLVFANTSSAFEPSTRVDARTGRIQGNETTLGYEAGVKGLFFNKRVSATALLFQYFNQNISRRNPLYEDPILDAAQTQPQLVSSGEERFTGGTLDLKTAFGPRWTLSGRATVTQALTTASPDLPEEIGRPITRLPRTTLGLSTRRTFTGKLTGFSVGSTLTYVSGFVAYYESASREYLAYSDNTLVSLNAGYSWKRGTKQKPISHYAGLGLRNLFDRDLLESHARIGQERSLNASYTLSF, encoded by the coding sequence GTGACCGCCCGCCTCCGCCTCGCTCTTTCCCTGCTCCTCGTCGTCTGCGCCTACTTCACCGCCCACGCGCAAACCAAGGACGAGACCGACGATCTCACCCTCCTCGATCCCCTCACCATCGGCGCGGAAACCGATGATGGCTTCGACGCCACCGGCATGGGCGGCCCCGAAGCCGAGATGAACGAGCCCCCCTTCTCCAACGACCTCCTCGTCGGCCCCCAGACCGAGGAAGACTTCGCCCCCGAACTCAACGCCGAGCTCTCCGCCATCGTCACCGGCGCCAGCCCCGTGGACCTCGCCACCGGCGTCAACCGCGTCAACCTCCGCGGCTTCCCCACCCCCCGTCTTCGCAACGGCTTTTCCCAGATCGGCATCCCCGAGATCCTCTCCGTCGAACGCGTCGAACTCATCCAGGGCCCGCTCACGCCCGTCGCCGGCCGTGCCGCCCCAGGCGGTATCCAGAACTTCGTCACCGCCCGCCCCCGAGCCAGAAACGCCACCCGCCTCTCCTTCTCGGCCGACACCCAGGACTCCCAGCAGGCCCGCGTCGAAAACTCCCTCACGCTGAAGCCCAAAAAAATCTGGCACCGCCTCTCCGCCGGCTGGCAGCACCGTGGCGGCCCTCAGGACTTCGCCCGCATCGACACCAAGTTTGCCAGCAGCGCTCTCACCTTCCGCCACAGCCGCTCCGCCAGCACCATGGTCACGCTCGACTACTCCGAACTCTCCGGCAACCCCGCCCCCGGCCTCCCCGAATACCGCGCCACCGCCTCCTCCAAAATCACCGGCCCCTACCGCCCGCTCGCCGACTTTCACACCTACGGTCCCAACGCCGGCCTCGATAAAAAAATCGCCAGCGCCGCCCTCCAGTTCGAAGGCCAGCTCGGCCGCCGCGTCAGCCTCCGCGCCGTCCTCCAAGGCTGGCTCCGCGAACTCACCGAAGACCGCTTCACCACCAGCCAATACCTCCTCGACCTCGGCCGCTTCGGCGGCACCCGCGAACCCCAGCGCATCGAGCAACCCCTCAAAGCCATCACCGCCGGCGTCGAAGCCACCGCCCGCCTCCTCACCTTCAAGATCGATCACAAGGTCACCCTCCTCCTCGAATCCAACCACCTCTGGTACGACCGCGAACAACGCGCCTTGCCCACCGCCGCCCGCAACGCCCTCCCGCAGGACGTCCGCGAATTCGACCCCGATTCCCCCAACTATTTCCGTCCCGAATACTCCCCCGAACTCTACAGCCGCCTCCTCACCGACCGCCACGAAGCCACCAGCTACAACTCCATTTCTCTCAGCGAACGCGCCGCCTTCTGGGAAGGAAAACTCGTCGCCACCGCCGGCCTCCGCGCCGACTTCGTCCTCATCGAAATCGACGACGAGCGCCCCGCCGCCCCCCGCCCCCACGTCACCGACCGCGTCCGCGAACTCACCTATCACGCCGGCGGCAACTACCAGCTCATCCCCGGCCGCCTCCTCGTCTTCGCCAACACCAGCTCCGCCTTCGAACCCTCCACCCGCGTCGACGCCCGCACCGGCCGTATCCAGGGCAATGAGACCACCCTCGGCTACGAAGCCGGCGTCAAAGGCCTCTTCTTCAACAAACGCGTCAGCGCCACCGCCCTCCTCTTCCAATACTTCAACCAGAACATCTCCCGCCGTAACCCGCTCTACGAAGACCCCATCCTCGACGCCGCCCAGACCCAGCCCCAGCTCGTCTCCTCCGGCGAAGAACGTTTCACCGGCGGCACCCTCGACCTCAAAACCGCCTTCGGCCCCCGCTGGACCCTCTCCGGCCGCGCCACCGTCACGCAGGCCCTCACGACCGCCTCGCCCGATCTCCCCGAAGAAATCGGCCGCCCCATCACCCGCCTCCCCCGCACCACCCTCGGCCTCTCCACCCGCCGCACCTTCACCGGCAAACTCACCGGCTTCTCCGTCGGCAGCACGCTCACCTACGTCAGCGGTTTCGTCGCCTACTACGAAAGTGCGAGCCGCGAATACCTCGCCTATTCCGACAACACCCTCGTCAGCCTCAACGCCGGCTACTCCTGGAAACGCGGCACCAAGCAAAAGCCCATCTCCCACTACGCCGGCCTCGGCCTCCGCAACCTCTTCGACCGCGACCTCCTCGAATCCCACGCCCGCATAGGCCAAGAGCGCTCCCTCAACGCCTCCTACACCCTCAGCTTCTGA
- a CDS encoding hybrid sensor histidine kinase/response regulator, translating to MVPSAFRRHSLALRHWVAGALLILGCAATSFALDPSRPVNQFTATTWDVSTGLPQNSVQVITQTSDGYLWVGTGDGLARFDANSFTVFTHATVPELASDTITSLHEAPDGRLWIGTDGGGFLYYENGQFIRPPAAPGLERITIRSILSTPDGHVRVLLSNRLVHFDQDRYKVAPAPDGAPPLTGLRNWVHRKNGEWWIGGESVFFRLAPDSTYLGGFPENFPDSYIRDLAEDPHGDLWAATSTGLVHWQGGTARTYTTADGLAVDIVRLIHFDRHGVLWVGTTQGLQRFQDGKFEEVLTRTGESLGTILSVYEDREGSLWIGTHSGLTRLRDVKFHTLTRRDGLYQNSSICVLETRDSTRWVGTVGGGAILFRDGKLHATLTRADGLLDESVNALAEDSAGGVWIGYQAAGLSRWHQGKLEHFGPAQGIKNSRVRAIAISPDDTVWVATDREGLFRRDPVTQKFTPVPPGPAGDRLSNLLIDRTGRLWLGGITGIARLDKDGWRGWKVTDGLKGTATYSFVEDNRGSLWIARKDGGLQRVRDDKLESFPILGDTGASLYGMVIHRGKLWLNSRQGVLRASLDEFDAVASGRKPEPAFIQYGESDGMKPSGPVYGSQPTAIATHDGELWFCTNFGISIVNPTKIQLNTRPPPVLIESVIADQIPIPATSPLILPPGRGEIELRYTALSLIDAGQVRFRHRLQGVDTHWIETGNIRSTLYAGLKPGRYTFEVTASNNDSLWAPQPATLTFELRPHFRQTAAFWILCGLAASGLLAFGISLRTRVLRRRQRELEALIETRTRDLKTAKDAAESASRAKSEFLANMSHEVRTPMNGVLGMTELALAHATNPEQRGYLEAVQSSGEALLSVINDILDFSKIESGKLALDPIDFSLAQCLKKTLETLATRAREKNLPLRLDIAPGTPDLLTGDAGRLRQILLNLIGNALKFTERGEIVIAVSPAPETDSASPSTILLHFTVTDTGIGIPPEKLETIFDSFVQADTSTSRRYGGTGLGLTISRMLATLMGGRIWAESEPGKGSRFHVTARFGIAASSSAAPIEKTSAQLSPAPSRQLRVLLAEDNPVNQKISRTMLEKAGHTVVSALNGVEAVARYQQERFDLILMDVQMPDMDGIEATRRIRMLEQISGQYTLIIALTAHAMKGDQERFLEAGMDAYLGKPVRSPVLLETIARFFPAPPAVGPQFSSDHSP from the coding sequence ATGGTGCCCTCCGCATTCAGGCGTCACTCCCTGGCTCTGCGCCACTGGGTCGCGGGAGCGCTCCTCATCTTGGGCTGCGCCGCGACCAGCTTCGCGCTGGACCCCTCCCGCCCCGTTAACCAGTTCACCGCCACCACCTGGGACGTCTCCACCGGCCTCCCCCAAAACTCCGTTCAGGTCATCACCCAGACTTCCGACGGCTACCTCTGGGTTGGCACCGGCGACGGCCTCGCCCGCTTCGACGCCAACAGCTTCACCGTCTTCACCCACGCCACCGTCCCCGAACTCGCCAGCGACACCATCACCTCGCTCCATGAAGCGCCCGACGGCCGCCTCTGGATCGGCACCGACGGCGGCGGTTTTCTCTATTATGAAAACGGTCAATTCATCCGCCCTCCCGCCGCCCCCGGCCTTGAGCGCATCACCATCCGCTCCATCCTCTCCACCCCCGACGGCCACGTCCGCGTCCTCCTGAGCAACCGCCTCGTCCACTTCGATCAGGACCGCTACAAAGTCGCCCCCGCTCCCGACGGCGCTCCACCGCTCACCGGCCTCCGCAACTGGGTCCACCGCAAAAATGGCGAATGGTGGATCGGCGGCGAATCCGTCTTCTTCCGCCTCGCCCCCGACAGCACTTACCTCGGCGGTTTCCCCGAAAACTTCCCCGACTCCTACATCCGCGACCTCGCCGAAGACCCTCACGGCGATCTCTGGGCCGCCACCAGCACCGGCCTCGTCCATTGGCAGGGCGGCACCGCCCGCACCTACACCACCGCCGACGGCCTCGCCGTGGACATCGTCCGCCTCATCCACTTCGACCGCCACGGCGTCCTCTGGGTCGGCACCACTCAGGGACTCCAACGCTTCCAAGACGGCAAATTCGAGGAAGTCCTCACCCGCACCGGCGAATCCCTCGGTACCATCCTCTCCGTTTACGAAGACCGCGAAGGATCCCTCTGGATCGGCACCCACAGCGGCCTCACCCGCCTCCGCGACGTTAAATTCCACACCCTCACCCGCCGCGACGGCCTCTACCAAAACTCCTCCATCTGCGTCCTCGAAACCCGCGACTCCACCCGCTGGGTGGGCACCGTCGGCGGCGGCGCCATCCTCTTCCGCGACGGCAAACTTCACGCCACCCTCACCCGCGCCGATGGCCTCCTCGACGAATCCGTCAACGCCCTCGCCGAGGACTCCGCCGGCGGCGTCTGGATCGGCTATCAGGCCGCCGGCCTCTCCCGCTGGCACCAGGGTAAACTCGAACACTTCGGCCCCGCCCAAGGCATTAAAAACTCCCGCGTCCGCGCCATCGCCATCTCCCCCGACGACACCGTCTGGGTCGCCACCGACCGCGAAGGCCTCTTCCGCCGCGACCCCGTCACTCAAAAATTCACCCCCGTTCCCCCCGGCCCCGCCGGCGACCGCCTCAGCAACCTCCTCATCGACCGCACCGGCCGCCTCTGGCTCGGCGGCATCACCGGCATCGCCCGTCTCGATAAAGACGGCTGGCGCGGCTGGAAAGTCACCGACGGCCTCAAAGGCACCGCCACGTATTCATTCGTCGAAGACAACCGCGGCTCCCTCTGGATCGCGCGCAAAGACGGCGGCCTCCAGCGCGTGCGTGACGACAAACTCGAATCCTTCCCCATTCTCGGCGACACCGGCGCCAGCCTCTACGGCATGGTCATCCACCGCGGCAAACTCTGGCTCAACTCCCGCCAGGGCGTCCTCCGCGCATCACTGGACGAATTCGACGCCGTCGCCTCCGGTCGCAAACCCGAGCCCGCCTTCATCCAATACGGCGAAAGCGATGGCATGAAACCCTCCGGCCCCGTCTACGGCAGCCAGCCCACCGCCATCGCCACCCACGACGGCGAGCTCTGGTTCTGCACCAACTTCGGCATCTCCATCGTCAATCCCACGAAAATCCAGCTCAACACCCGGCCGCCCCCCGTCCTCATCGAATCCGTCATCGCCGATCAGATTCCCATTCCAGCAACCAGCCCGCTCATCCTCCCCCCCGGCCGCGGCGAAATCGAGCTCCGCTACACCGCCCTCAGCCTCATCGACGCCGGCCAGGTCCGCTTCCGCCACCGTCTCCAAGGCGTCGATACCCACTGGATCGAGACTGGTAACATCCGCTCCACCCTCTACGCCGGCCTCAAGCCCGGCCGCTACACCTTCGAAGTCACCGCCTCCAATAACGACAGCCTTTGGGCCCCCCAGCCCGCCACCCTTACCTTCGAACTCCGCCCTCACTTCCGCCAGACCGCCGCCTTCTGGATACTCTGCGGACTCGCCGCCTCAGGCCTCCTCGCCTTCGGCATCTCCCTGCGCACCCGCGTCCTCCGCCGCCGCCAGCGTGAACTCGAAGCCCTCATCGAAACACGCACCCGCGACCTCAAAACTGCCAAGGACGCCGCCGAGTCCGCCAGCCGCGCCAAAAGCGAATTCCTCGCCAACATGTCCCACGAGGTCCGCACCCCCATGAACGGCGTCCTTGGCATGACCGAGCTCGCCCTCGCCCACGCCACCAACCCCGAGCAACGCGGCTACCTCGAAGCCGTCCAATCCTCCGGCGAAGCCCTCCTCTCCGTCATCAACGACATCCTCGACTTCTCCAAAATCGAATCCGGCAAACTCGCCCTCGACCCCATCGATTTCAGCCTCGCCCAGTGCCTTAAAAAAACCCTCGAAACCCTCGCCACCCGCGCCCGCGAGAAAAACCTCCCCCTCCGCCTCGACATCGCCCCCGGCACCCCCGACCTCCTCACCGGCGACGCCGGCCGCCTCCGCCAGATCCTCCTCAACCTCATCGGCAACGCCCTTAAATTCACCGAACGCGGCGAAATCGTCATCGCCGTCTCTCCCGCCCCCGAGACCGACTCTGCCTCACCCTCCACCATCCTCCTTCACTTCACCGTCACTGACACCGGCATCGGCATCCCTCCCGAAAAACTCGAAACCATCTTCGACTCCTTCGTCCAGGCCGACACCTCCACCTCCCGTCGCTACGGCGGCACCGGCCTCGGCCTCACCATCTCCCGCATGCTGGCCACCCTCATGGGCGGCCGCATCTGGGCCGAAAGCGAACCGGGCAAAGGCAGCCGCTTCCACGTCACCGCCCGCTTCGGCATCGCCGCCTCGTCCTCCGCCGCACCGATCGAGAAAACCTCCGCGCAACTTTCCCCCGCTCCCTCGCGTCAACTCCGGGTGCTGCTCGCCGAAGACAACCCCGTGAACCAAAAAATTTCCCGCACCATGCTCGAGAAAGCCGGCCACACCGTCGTCTCCGCCCTCAACGGCGTCGAGGCCGTCGCCCGCTACCAGCAGGAGCGCTTCGATCTCATCCTCATGGATGTCCAGATGCCCGACATGGACGGCATCGAGGCCACCCGCCGCATCCGCATGCTCGAACAAATCTCCGGCCAGTACACCCTCATCATCGCCCTCACCGCCCACGCCATGAAAGGCGACCAGGAGCGCTTCCTCGAAGCCGGCATGGATGCCTACCTCGGCAAACCCGTCCGCTCCCCCGTCCTCCTCGAAACCATCGCGCGCTTTTTCCCAGCCCCGCCCGCCGTCGGCCCTCAATTCAGCTCCGACCACTCTCCGTGA